A region of Methanobacterium sp. Maddingley MBC34 DNA encodes the following proteins:
- a CDS encoding hypothetical protein (PFAM: Biotin-protein ligase, N terminal), whose translation MTFVVGLPDDSDEISLNNADNRVSTVKVLIFDGDGSMEESVAGLKACMDESNSMNLSGGIYFDYDTSSEINSNTLSGYDILIMPGGNSATYIASSNIDDDAIKQFLNQGNGYLGICAGAYAASNSVEGAYSGWGLASCVNTIDVSYEGLVSITPTSSGSTLLDSSQISLHHQNGPAMYTTSSSATSFATFADNSTGYQGYSAIVGENYSSGRVLLSSSHPEIDPQDSQLLVQMILWATKNTR comes from the coding sequence ATGACTTTTGTGGTGGGACTTCCTGATGATTCGGATGAAATAAGTCTTAATAATGCAGATAATCGGGTTTCAACGGTTAAAGTTCTAATATTTGATGGTGATGGTTCAATGGAAGAGAGTGTCGCTGGTTTAAAGGCCTGTATGGATGAAAGTAACAGTATGAATCTTTCAGGTGGCATATATTTTGACTATGACACCAGTAGTGAAATTAACTCCAATACATTATCTGGCTATGATATTTTGATAATGCCTGGAGGAAATTCTGCAACTTATATTGCCAGTAGCAATATTGATGATGATGCCATTAAACAGTTCTTAAACCAGGGTAATGGATATCTTGGGATATGTGCAGGGGCTTATGCTGCATCCAATAGTGTTGAAGGGGCTTATTCTGGATGGGGGCTTGCTTCATGTGTAAACACTATTGACGTAAGTTACGAGGGATTGGTTTCAATTACACCTACATCTTCCGGGAGTACATTATTGGATTCATCCCAAATAAGTCTTCATCATCAAAACGGCCCTGCAATGTATACTACAAGTTCCAGTGCAACTTCATTTGCTACTTTTGCTGATAATTCAACCGGTTACCAGGGTTATTCTGCGATTGTCGGGGAAAACTATAGTTCTGGGAGGGTTCTTTTAAGTAGTTCCCACCCTGAAATCGATCCTCAGGATTCACAACTACTGGTGCAGATGATTTTATGGGCCACTAAAAATACACGATAA
- a CDS encoding putative transcriptional regulator (PFAM: Bacterial regulatory protein, arsR family) yields MEGLLWWLIAGTRGGINRARIINELNSRPYNANQLAKCLKLDYKTVKHHLNVLVKNNIVMTCGEGQYGTVYMLSNIMEENFDSFKQIWKESGKK; encoded by the coding sequence ATGGAAGGTTTACTTTGGTGGCTGATAGCTGGAACGCGAGGGGGGATAAATCGCGCCAGGATAATAAATGAACTCAATTCAAGACCATATAATGCCAATCAGCTTGCTAAGTGTCTTAAATTAGATTATAAAACTGTTAAACATCATCTGAATGTTTTGGTCAAAAATAATATTGTGATGACTTGTGGGGAGGGGCAGTACGGGACTGTCTATATGCTTTCTAATATAATGGAGGAAAACTTCGATTCATTCAAACAGATTTGGAAGGAATCTGGAAAAAAATAG
- a CDS encoding PAS domain S-box (PFAM: Histidine kinase; Histidine kinase-, DNA gyrase B-, and HSP90-like ATPase; PAS fold~TIGRFAM: PAS domain S-box) — translation MSPKKKNNVPEEVLDNISDAFVSVDPNFIVTYINKPAEEFLGKKRNDVTGKNILEAFPQTKNTVFSDIFLQMANEKDFAKREKFEFETLFDEPPLKKWYNVRVFPYKKGFNIFFQNITSRKTAELKLIKSEEKYKSMLENIPDSHERELQWSNLISNLPGIVYRCKNDNNWTMTFISHQCNEIIGYAPSDLINNAKKAYKDLIFEEDRETVWNTVQNALKKNEPYETNYRIITRQNEVRWVWERGVGVEDEKGELFLEGFIEDINDSKMAEKLLRISEGKYRHIFENAMEGIFQSTPEGKYISVNPAFARIGGFDSPEDMIDSVPNIKDLYVHPEDRDQLIEQLQNQEGVNNFETEIKRKDGSLIWITTNVMAVRDKNGKLKYLQGSIIDISQRKHVEEILRRKEEKLRLIIDSSQDFIYSYDMQGRFTSANKSISEEMKINQDEIIGKTHRELGFPEKICKEWDDLHGRVHENNSTVTVFTSTTMPGDQIRDYEVVLNPLHDRNGNIIGISGITRDVTERQKAEEALKESEEKYRALFESDPDYTILLGWDGYLLDVNPAATQITGLSKEELVGNHFMDLTIFPEEELSSHKEMFSHFINDKTIAPYESRIYDYEGKIRWIEIKQTSIKKDGEISYILLICSDITQRKKAENEIRDSLKEKEVLLQEIHHRVKNNMQIISSLLNLQKQYVDEEEAVNVLMESQNRVKSMAMIHEKLYQSHNLTSINISDYVKSLVKDLFSSYSTPASQIKALIEIDDVKLNIETSVPCGLIISELVSNSLKYAFPSGREGEISLSLKSHGKRYELIISDNGIGFPEDIDFKNTESLGLQLVNSLVGQIDGEIKLERSKGTMFKITFSELIYKERI, via the coding sequence TTGTCTCCTAAAAAGAAAAACAATGTACCTGAAGAAGTATTGGATAATATAAGTGATGCTTTTGTTTCTGTAGACCCTAATTTTATAGTCACATACATTAATAAACCCGCAGAAGAGTTTTTAGGGAAAAAAAGAAATGATGTTACTGGTAAAAATATTCTAGAAGCTTTTCCACAAACCAAAAATACTGTTTTTAGTGATATATTTCTCCAAATGGCTAATGAAAAAGACTTTGCAAAAAGAGAAAAATTTGAATTTGAAACTCTTTTTGATGAACCCCCCTTAAAAAAATGGTACAATGTTCGTGTTTTTCCCTATAAAAAAGGATTTAACATATTTTTTCAGAATATAACTTCAAGAAAGACCGCAGAATTGAAGTTAATCAAGAGTGAAGAAAAGTACAAATCAATGCTGGAAAATATTCCAGATTCTCACGAACGCGAGCTCCAGTGGTCTAACCTTATTTCAAACTTACCCGGCATAGTGTATCGTTGTAAAAATGATAATAACTGGACAATGACTTTTATAAGTCACCAGTGTAACGAAATAATAGGTTATGCTCCTTCTGACCTTATCAATAACGCCAAAAAGGCTTATAAGGATTTGATTTTCGAGGAAGACCGTGAAACTGTTTGGAACACCGTCCAAAATGCTCTTAAAAAAAATGAACCTTACGAAACCAACTATCGAATAATAACTCGTCAAAATGAGGTTAGATGGGTTTGGGAGCGAGGAGTAGGTGTTGAAGATGAAAAGGGAGAATTATTTCTGGAAGGTTTCATTGAAGACATTAATGATAGCAAAATGGCAGAAAAACTGTTGCGGATTTCAGAAGGGAAATACCGCCATATTTTTGAAAATGCCATGGAAGGAATCTTCCAAAGCACCCCTGAAGGTAAATATATCAGTGTAAACCCTGCTTTTGCACGTATAGGTGGATTTGATTCTCCTGAGGATATGATAGATTCCGTGCCCAATATAAAAGATCTGTATGTTCATCCCGAAGATCGTGACCAGTTGATTGAACAACTTCAAAATCAGGAAGGGGTGAATAATTTTGAAACTGAAATCAAACGCAAAGATGGTTCATTAATCTGGATTACCACGAATGTGATGGCAGTTCGGGATAAAAATGGGAAATTGAAATATCTACAGGGTAGTATCATCGATATCAGCCAGCGCAAACATGTCGAGGAAATTTTAAGACGTAAAGAAGAAAAGCTTCGCCTGATAATTGATTCAAGCCAGGACTTCATCTACAGTTATGATATGCAGGGTAGATTTACCAGTGCCAATAAAAGTATTTCTGAGGAAATGAAAATCAATCAAGATGAAATTATTGGTAAAACCCACAGAGAATTGGGCTTTCCGGAAAAAATATGTAAGGAATGGGATGATCTTCATGGCAGGGTGCATGAGAACAACTCAACCGTAACTGTTTTTACCTCAACAACCATGCCCGGCGATCAAATTCGTGATTATGAAGTGGTTTTAAATCCACTTCACGACCGCAATGGCAACATCATTGGAATTTCAGGCATCACTCGAGATGTTACAGAGCGACAAAAGGCAGAAGAAGCATTAAAAGAGAGTGAAGAAAAATACAGGGCCCTTTTTGAATCTGATCCTGATTATACCATACTCCTGGGATGGGATGGTTATCTGTTGGATGTTAATCCCGCAGCCACCCAGATCACAGGCCTGTCTAAAGAGGAGTTAGTGGGAAATCATTTTATGGATTTAACCATCTTCCCTGAAGAAGAACTTTCATCTCACAAGGAAATGTTTTCGCATTTTATTAATGACAAGACCATTGCCCCTTATGAATCCAGAATATATGATTATGAGGGTAAAATTCGCTGGATTGAAATTAAACAGACTTCTATAAAAAAGGATGGTGAAATTTCCTATATTTTGTTGATCTGTAGCGATATAACCCAACGGAAAAAAGCAGAAAATGAAATTAGAGATTCCCTGAAAGAGAAAGAAGTTTTACTGCAGGAGATCCATCACAGGGTTAAGAACAATATGCAGATTATTTCCAGTCTTTTGAATCTTCAAAAACAGTATGTGGATGAAGAAGAGGCGGTTAACGTCCTTATGGAGAGCCAAAACAGGGTTAAGTCCATGGCCATGATTCATGAAAAATTATACCAATCCCATAATTTAACCAGTATAAACATCTCTGATTATGTTAAAAGCCTGGTTAAAGATTTATTCTCATCATATTCAACCCCTGCAAGTCAGATCAAAGCCCTGATTGAAATTGATGATGTGAAATTAAATATAGAAACATCTGTGCCCTGTGGACTTATAATAAGCGAACTGGTCTCCAACAGCCTGAAATACGCGTTTCCCTCTGGAAGAGAAGGAGAAATTAGTTTATCGCTTAAATCTCATGGAAAGCGTTATGAACTGATCATCAGTGATAATGGCATAGGTTTCCCAGAGGATATTGATTTTAAAAACACAGAATCACTGGGCCTGCAACTCGTGAATAGTTTAGTTGGTCAAATAGATGGTGAAATAAAGCTGGAAAGAAGTAAGGGCACCATGTTCAAAATTACTTTTTCTGAATTAATCTACAAAGAAAGAATTTGA
- a CDS encoding putative nucleic acid-binding protein with PIN domain and Zn ribbon, translating to MKEKVYVLDASGIIGGFMSSKHKNITSSAVISEIKDLKSQLTLQSALDHGTIVIEEPHSSALNQVQGAIESSGDILRLSDVDITVVALAVSLHKNYNPTVVTDDYSIQNILKILEIPYRSVLTEGIREVYGWIKICRGCRKKYPSDYGEDDCEICGSAVYRKRIKK from the coding sequence ATGAAAGAAAAAGTTTACGTTCTGGATGCATCAGGAATTATTGGGGGTTTTATGTCCTCAAAACACAAGAACATCACAAGCAGTGCAGTTATATCTGAAATTAAAGATTTGAAGTCCCAATTAACCTTGCAATCTGCCTTGGATCATGGTACGATTGTTATTGAAGAACCGCATTCCAGTGCACTGAACCAGGTTCAAGGTGCAATTGAAAGCTCTGGAGATATTTTAAGATTATCTGATGTGGATATCACTGTAGTAGCCCTAGCAGTAAGTCTCCACAAAAATTATAATCCTACAGTGGTCACTGATGATTATTCCATACAGAACATCCTGAAAATTCTAGAAATTCCATACAGGAGTGTTTTAACTGAGGGAATCCGAGAGGTATATGGATGGATCAAAATATGCAGAGGTTGCAGAAAGAAATATCCTTCAGATTATGGAGAAGATGATTGTGAAATCTGTGGGTCAGCTGTTTATCGTAAAAGAATCAAAAAATAA
- a CDS encoding molybdenum cofactor synthesis protein (PFAM: Probable molybdopterin binding domain~TIGRFAM: molybdenum cofactor synthesis domain), translated as MKSKTMEEHKKHSPLKVKVGIITLSDSKFSSTRVNDSNFVSNPEDLSGKIIIESLEDQHEIVSYQVIPDDTHQLLKTLDEMRTLDAEIIISTGGTGIGKRDITIETIKPLLKKELNGFGEIFRAETYKELGTGAIMTRATAGVWKETLLVALPGSPNAVQLGMKILKPEMGHLVKHMKH; from the coding sequence ATGAAAAGTAAAACCATGGAAGAACACAAAAAACACAGCCCACTAAAGGTTAAAGTGGGAATAATTACTTTAAGCGACTCAAAATTCAGTTCAACCAGAGTAAATGACTCAAATTTTGTTTCCAATCCGGAGGACCTATCCGGTAAAATTATAATAGAATCACTTGAAGATCAACACGAAATCGTGTCTTACCAAGTTATACCCGATGATACCCACCAGCTTCTGAAAACTCTGGATGAAATGAGAACTCTCGACGCTGAAATCATTATCAGCACGGGGGGTACTGGAATTGGGAAACGAGACATTACCATTGAAACCATTAAACCATTACTTAAAAAGGAATTAAATGGCTTTGGGGAAATTTTCCGGGCAGAAACTTATAAAGAACTGGGAACCGGTGCCATAATGACCAGAGCAACGGCAGGGGTCTGGAAGGAAACATTGCTGGTAGCATTACCAGGTTCACCCAATGCAGTTCAGTTGGGGATGAAAATTTTAAAGCCAGAAATGGGGCATCTGGTGAAACACATGAAACATTGA
- a CDS encoding hypothetical protein (PFAM: Uncharacterized protein conserved in archaea (DUF2117)) has product MKMMKIGVVVHGPEIVDSGHSQKFLDFLEDYGTVRARLGGTMGRTAVIDAHLEDRIDISQKLFPSQSVDKFMDENCDVIFLINYGKSSVTGHAFGYKVYHNCQGHPPLIQMERPGEEDGSVVAWSEDQEKLAEEISVKMGLDMVFPDAIRERLFSEDPCQEVSSTICRKIAGVSPEENIFVNGIVIGKSTSSEVAIVAENGMITQLIGGELKEHGVEKLGSVELEKAIVKTGLLRKSRVKPRILKSEKSNVNFTISYLNHAAEDIYRLKNADMVVTVGDDTTLVAADILYRFNVPIIGITDGDLDKVVEEGFTTEGSLIVELESGLDDLAGDKIFSELFNHEETIEIENIENFKSKLLQIISNMTSQYQVKYS; this is encoded by the coding sequence ATGAAAATGATGAAGATTGGTGTAGTGGTACACGGACCGGAAATAGTTGATTCTGGCCACTCTCAGAAGTTTCTGGATTTTTTGGAGGATTATGGCACAGTTCGGGCCAGATTAGGTGGTACTATGGGGCGAACTGCAGTTATCGATGCTCATTTAGAAGATAGGATCGATATAAGTCAGAAACTGTTCCCCAGCCAGTCAGTTGACAAATTCATGGATGAAAACTGTGATGTAATTTTTCTCATTAATTATGGCAAATCCAGTGTAACAGGCCATGCCTTCGGATACAAGGTTTACCATAACTGTCAGGGCCATCCTCCCCTTATCCAAATGGAAAGACCCGGAGAGGAGGATGGTAGTGTGGTGGCATGGAGTGAAGATCAAGAAAAACTGGCGGAAGAAATATCTGTCAAAATGGGACTGGATATGGTTTTTCCAGATGCGATAAGGGAACGCCTATTTTCAGAAGATCCATGTCAGGAAGTGTCCAGTACCATATGCCGAAAAATTGCAGGTGTGTCTCCTGAAGAGAACATCTTCGTTAACGGCATAGTTATTGGAAAATCCACCTCATCAGAGGTGGCCATAGTGGCTGAAAATGGCATGATAACTCAGCTTATTGGTGGAGAATTGAAGGAACATGGGGTGGAGAAACTGGGGTCAGTGGAACTTGAAAAAGCCATTGTAAAAACAGGCCTGTTGCGTAAATCCAGGGTGAAACCTCGTATATTAAAATCTGAGAAATCCAATGTTAATTTCACTATTTCTTACCTTAACCATGCTGCTGAAGATATATACAGATTAAAAAATGCAGACATGGTGGTAACAGTGGGTGATGACACCACACTGGTTGCTGCGGATATACTTTACCGTTTCAACGTCCCCATAATTGGCATAACTGATGGAGATCTGGATAAAGTGGTTGAAGAAGGCTTTACCACCGAAGGTTCTTTGATTGTGGAACTTGAAAGTGGTCTGGATGATTTAGCTGGTGATAAAATCTTTTCAGAACTTTTCAACCATGAAGAGACCATAGAAATAGAAAATATAGAAAATTTTAAAAGTAAATTACTACAGATTATTAGTAATATGACCAGCCAATACCAGGTTAAGTACAGTTGA
- a CDS encoding SSS sodium solute transporter (PFAM: Sodium:solute symporter family~TIGRFAM: transporter, SSS family) — MNDLLILSIVVLIYLLITGYVGYVAWRRTKTADDYLVAGRETHPFIMALSYGATFISTAAIVGFGGTAGVYGMGLLWLTFLNILVGIFIAFVFFGKRTRKMGHNLGALTFPEFLSKRFDSRFIQYFSGLVIFFGMTLYASVVLIGMARFAETTLSIDYNIALVVLAVIVALYVIFGGIRGVMYTDALQGTIMFVGMFILLVATYWILGGVTDANQALTNLVNVVPAKSTAAATATGFTGWTSMPALGSPFWWTLVSTLILGVGIGVLSQPQLVVRFMTVKSNKELNRAVLIGGIFILLMTGTAFIVGALSNVYFFDTVGKLAIQVTNGNADSIIPAFITAAMPLWFAYLFMITLLSAAMSTLSAQVHTQGTALGRDIYETVTNKTGGASVMVARLGIAIAMIIAVIMGFILPTNIIAVGTSMWFSITAAAFLSMYVFALFWKGCTKVGAISGLVVGTLISLFWLVFEYKKSAEALGIAKALTGHAMLSTSLPWPTVDPIIIALPIALVVTVVVSLLTKKPSKEHMEKCFEGV, encoded by the coding sequence ATGAATGATTTGCTAATATTGAGTATTGTAGTTTTAATATACTTACTTATAACTGGTTATGTGGGGTATGTAGCCTGGAGACGAACCAAAACTGCCGATGATTACCTGGTGGCAGGCAGAGAAACCCATCCATTTATAATGGCCCTGAGTTATGGGGCAACCTTCATCAGTACCGCTGCTATTGTTGGTTTTGGTGGTACAGCTGGAGTATATGGAATGGGACTGTTGTGGCTCACATTCCTGAACATACTGGTGGGTATTTTTATAGCCTTTGTATTCTTTGGAAAACGAACCAGGAAAATGGGACACAACTTGGGAGCCCTCACTTTTCCTGAATTTTTATCCAAACGTTTTGATAGTAGATTCATACAGTATTTCAGTGGACTGGTAATATTTTTCGGAATGACTCTGTATGCATCTGTGGTTCTGATCGGTATGGCCAGATTCGCAGAAACAACCCTCAGTATAGATTATAATATCGCCCTAGTTGTACTGGCCGTTATTGTTGCGTTGTACGTTATTTTCGGTGGAATACGTGGTGTGATGTACACCGATGCCCTGCAGGGTACCATAATGTTTGTGGGAATGTTTATCCTTCTGGTGGCCACCTACTGGATACTGGGTGGAGTCACTGATGCCAATCAGGCCCTCACTAACTTGGTGAATGTGGTGCCGGCTAAATCCACTGCAGCAGCTACAGCGACGGGATTCACAGGGTGGACATCCATGCCTGCATTGGGGAGCCCATTCTGGTGGACATTAGTCAGCACACTGATCCTGGGAGTGGGAATAGGAGTCCTATCACAACCACAGCTTGTGGTTCGTTTCATGACTGTTAAATCCAACAAGGAACTCAACCGAGCTGTTCTTATCGGTGGAATTTTTATTCTATTAATGACTGGGACTGCTTTCATTGTCGGGGCCCTGTCCAACGTGTATTTCTTTGACACGGTTGGAAAACTGGCTATACAAGTTACAAATGGTAATGCAGACTCAATTATCCCGGCTTTCATCACTGCAGCCATGCCATTGTGGTTTGCGTATCTGTTTATGATAACTCTCCTGTCGGCGGCCATGTCTACCCTCAGTGCACAGGTACACACCCAGGGAACTGCACTGGGAAGAGATATCTATGAAACAGTGACCAATAAAACAGGAGGAGCTTCAGTAATGGTTGCCAGGCTGGGAATAGCCATCGCAATGATCATTGCAGTTATCATGGGATTCATACTCCCAACCAACATAATTGCAGTGGGAACATCCATGTGGTTCTCCATAACTGCAGCAGCATTCCTCTCCATGTATGTTTTCGCCCTTTTCTGGAAAGGCTGTACCAAGGTCGGTGCCATATCTGGATTAGTGGTAGGAACTTTGATCAGTTTATTCTGGCTGGTTTTCGAGTACAAAAAATCAGCAGAAGCACTGGGAATTGCTAAAGCACTGACTGGTCATGCTATGTTATCAACTTCCTTGCCATGGCCAACAGTTGACCCTATAATAATTGCTTTACCAATTGCTTTGGTGGTTACGGTGGTAGTAAGTCTTTTAACTAAAAAACCCAGTAAAGAACACATGGAAAAATGTTTTGAAGGTGTGTAA
- a CDS encoding putative methanogenesis marker protein 2 (PFAM: AIR synthase related protein, N-terminal domain; AIR synthase related protein, C-terminal domain~TIGRFAM: putative methanogenesis marker protein 2): MDLKSLVDSIRSFEGITRKNLIKDVTGLLEETYNIAGRTLLGFGDDASALEIGNGQVVLLAADGMWGKLMEADPWWAGYCSVLVNVNDIAAMGGIPIGMTNVLSTRDKDICAQIMGGINEGVKKFGVPMVGGHVHPDAPYNSLDVSITGIMNREDIITSCGARPGDKVLMAIDLEGVIHPKFHLNWDTTTMKSAKLVQAQIMAMNELAQKHLLSAGKDISNPGTLGTLGMLLETSNVGATVELELIPRHTDVSWEDWLKLYPGSGFVLTAAEDNVQEIIEILEKVSITTNVVGNIISDQKLYLTSGIDEEVVFDFNTDKITGIHDEKP; the protein is encoded by the coding sequence TTGGATTTAAAGTCACTTGTTGATTCTATACGGAGCTTCGAAGGTATTACCCGTAAAAATCTCATAAAAGACGTAACTGGGCTTCTGGAAGAGACTTACAACATTGCAGGAAGGACTCTTCTTGGTTTTGGAGATGATGCATCAGCCCTGGAAATTGGCAACGGCCAGGTGGTACTTCTGGCAGCTGACGGGATGTGGGGAAAACTAATGGAAGCGGATCCATGGTGGGCAGGGTACTGCTCAGTACTGGTCAATGTAAATGACATAGCAGCCATGGGCGGAATACCTATTGGGATGACCAATGTCCTTTCCACCCGTGATAAAGACATATGCGCCCAGATCATGGGGGGAATCAACGAAGGAGTTAAAAAATTTGGGGTTCCAATGGTTGGAGGGCATGTACACCCAGACGCACCATACAACTCCCTGGATGTGTCCATAACGGGTATCATGAACCGTGAAGATATCATCACCAGCTGTGGAGCCCGTCCTGGAGATAAAGTCCTGATGGCCATAGACCTGGAAGGTGTAATACACCCAAAGTTTCACCTAAACTGGGACACCACCACCATGAAAAGTGCCAAACTGGTCCAGGCACAGATCATGGCCATGAATGAACTTGCACAAAAACACCTTTTAAGTGCAGGAAAGGATATTAGCAACCCAGGAACCCTGGGAACCCTGGGAATGCTTCTTGAAACCTCAAATGTGGGAGCTACCGTGGAACTGGAGCTCATACCAAGACACACTGACGTGAGCTGGGAGGACTGGCTTAAACTTTACCCTGGATCAGGATTTGTGCTCACTGCAGCAGAGGATAATGTGCAAGAGATCATTGAAATCCTGGAAAAAGTTAGCATAACCACCAACGTGGTTGGTAACATAATATCTGACCAGAAACTTTATTTAACCTCTGGTATTGATGAAGAGGTCGTTTTTGACTTTAATACTGATAAAATCACTGGAATACATGATGAAAAGCCCTAG
- a CDS encoding hypothetical protein (PFAM: PRC-barrel domain) encodes MRIVQEIVGKEVLDSSAVVIGKVKDVEVNFMTNEIEAFIVGKGGISEGLGLSKGETIVPYDMVSKIGDKILLKSRDEGTNQESSYEL; translated from the coding sequence ATGAGGATTGTGCAAGAAATTGTTGGAAAAGAAGTTTTAGACAGTTCAGCAGTGGTTATTGGAAAAGTTAAGGATGTGGAAGTTAATTTCATGACCAATGAAATAGAAGCCTTCATAGTGGGAAAAGGGGGCATATCTGAGGGATTGGGATTGTCTAAAGGCGAAACAATCGTTCCTTATGATATGGTAAGTAAGATTGGGGATAAAATACTTCTTAAAAGCCGGGATGAAGGAACTAACCAGGAATCCAGTTATGAACTTTAA
- a CDS encoding orotate phosphoribosyltransferase (PFAM: Phosphoribosyl transferase domain~TIGRFAM: orotate phosphoribosyltransferase), with product MVIKQEKEHLINLLKANQVIKFGKFTLSSGRESDYYVDMKKAITDPEILSQVAKIISHLIRDDDIDLVAGPALGAVPIATAVALHSGIPMLMIRKAQKDYGTSKLIEGELKEGDKVIVVEDVTTTGNSLLKAVKAVQDNGGIVARTFVVVDREEGAVEELKKGGIILEPLVSIGDFK from the coding sequence ATGGTGATTAAACAGGAAAAAGAACACTTAATAAACTTGTTAAAGGCTAATCAAGTTATTAAATTCGGTAAATTCACTCTTTCCTCCGGCAGGGAAAGTGATTACTATGTGGACATGAAAAAAGCCATCACTGACCCAGAGATCCTTTCTCAGGTGGCTAAAATCATTTCTCACTTAATCAGGGATGATGACATTGATCTGGTGGCTGGACCTGCCCTGGGAGCTGTGCCCATAGCAACTGCAGTGGCCCTGCACTCAGGAATACCCATGCTCATGATCCGCAAAGCCCAGAAGGATTATGGAACATCTAAACTTATTGAAGGAGAATTAAAAGAAGGAGATAAGGTCATAGTTGTTGAAGATGTTACCACCACTGGTAATTCCCTTTTAAAAGCTGTCAAAGCTGTTCAGGATAATGGGGGGATTGTGGCGAGAACCTTTGTAGTGGTGGATCGGGAAGAAGGGGCTGTGGAAGAGTTGAAAAAGGGAGGGATAATCTTAGAACCATTGGTATCAATTGGTGATTTTAAATAG